CAGGATTAGATACCCTGGTAGTCCACGCCGTAAACGATGAGTGCTAAGTGTTAGAGGGTTTCCGCCCTTTAGTGCTGAAGTTAACGCATTAAGCACTCCGCCTGGGGAGTACGGCCGCAAGGCTGAAACTCAAAGGAATTGACGGGGGCCCGCACAAGCGGTGGAGCATGTGGTTTAATTCGAAGCAACGCGAAGAACCTTACCAGGTCTTGACATCCTCTGACAACCCTAGAGATAGGGCTTCTCCTTCGGGAGCAGAGTGACAGGTGGTGCATGGTTGTCGTCAGCTCGTGTCGTGAGATGTTGGGTTAAGTCCCGCAACGAGCGCAACCCTTGATCTTAGTTGCCATCATTTAGTTGGGCACTCTAAGGTGACTGCCGGTGACAAACCGGAGGAAGGTGGGGATGACGTCAAATCATCATGCCCCTTATGACCTGGGCTACACACGTGCTACAATGGACGGTACAAAGAGCTGCAAGACCGCGAGGTGGAGCTAATCTCATAAAACCGTTCTCAGTTCGGATTGTAGGCTGCAACTCGCCTACATGAAGCTGGAATCGCTAGTAATCGCGGATCAGCATGCCGCGGTGAATACGTTCCCGGGCCTTGTACACACCGCCCGTCACACCACGAGAGTTTGTAACACCCGAAGTCGGTGGGGTAACCTTTTTGGAGCCAGCCGCCTAAGGTGGGACAGATGATTGGGGTGAAGTCGTAACAAGGTAGCCGTATCGGAAGGTGCGGCTGGATCACCTCCTTTCTATGGAGAATTGATGAACGCTGTTCATCAATATAAGTTTCCGTGTTTCGTTTTGTTCAGTTTTGAGAGAACTATCTCTCATATATAAATGTATGTTCTTTGAAAACTAGATAACAGTGTAGCTCATATTTTTTAATTTTTAGTTTGGTTAAGTTAGAAAGGGCGCACGGTGGATGCCTTGACACTAGGAGTCGATGAAGGACGGGACTAACGCCGATATGCTTCGGGGAGCTGTAAGTAAGCTTTGATCCGAAGATTTCCGAATGGGGAAACCCACCATACGTAATGGTATGGTATCCTTATCTGAATACATAGGGTAAGGAAGACAGACCCAGGGAACTGAAACATCTAAGTACCTGGAGGAAGAGAAAGCAAATGCGATTTCCTGAGTAGCGGCGAGCGAAACGGAACATAGCCCAAACCAAGAGGCTTGCCTCTTGGGGTTGTAGGACATTCTATACGGAGTTACAAAGGAACGAGGTAGACGAAGCGACCTGGAAAGGTCCGTCGTAGAGGGTAACAACCCCGTAGTCGAAACTTCGTTCTCTCTTGAATGTATCCTGAGTACGGCGGAACACGTGAAATTCCGTCGGAATCTGGGAGGACCATCTCCCAAGGCTAAATACTCCCTAGTGATCGATAGTGAACCAGTACCGTGAGGGGAAAGGTGAAAAGCACCCCGGAAGGGGAGTGAAAGAGATCCTGAAACCGTGTGCCTACAAATAGTCAGAGCCCGTTAACGGGTGATGGCGTGCCTTTTGTAGAATGAACCGGCGAGTTACGATCCCGTGCGAGGTTAAGCTGAAGAGGCGGAGCCGCAGCGAAAGCGAGTCTGAATAGGGCGTTTAGTACGTGGTCGTAGACCCGAAACCAGGTGATCTACCCATGTCCAGGGTGAAGTTCAGGTAACACTGAATGGAGGCCCGAACCCACGCACGTTGAAAAGTGCGGGGATGAGGTGTGGGTAGCGGAGAAATTCCAATCGAACCTGGAGATAGCTGGTTCTCCCCGAAATAGCTTTAGGGCTAGCCTTAAGTGTAAGAGTCTTGGAGGTAGAGCACTGATTGGACTAGGGGTCCTCATCGGATTACCGAATTCAGTCAAACTCCGAATGCCAATGACTTATCCTTAGGAGTCAGACTGCGAGTGATAAGATCCGTAGTCAAAAGGGAAACAGCCCAGACCGCCAGCTAAGGTCCCAAAGTGTGTATTAAGTGGAAAAGGATGTGGAGTTGCTTAGACAACTAGGATGTTGGCTTAGAAGCAGCCACCATTTAAAGAGTGCGTAATAGCTCACTAGTCGAGTGACTCTGCGCCGAAAATGTACCGGGGCTAAATACACCACCGAAGCTGCGGATTGATACCAATGGTATCAGTGGTAGGGGAGCGTTCTAAGGACAGTGAAGTCAGACCGGAAGGACTGGTGGAGTGCTTAGAAGTGAGAATGCCGGTATGAGTAGCGAAAGACGGGTGAGAATCCCGTCCACCGAATGCCTAAGGTTTCCTGAGGAAGGCTCGTCCGCTCAGGGTTAGTCAGGACCTAAGCCGAGGCCGACAGGCGTAGGCGATGGACAACAGGTTGATATTCCTGTACCACCTCTTTATCGTTTGAGCAATGGAGGGACGCAGAAGGATAGAAGAAGCGTGCGATTGGTTGTGCACGTCCAAGCAGTTAGGCTGATAAGTAGGCAAATCCGCTTATCGTGAAGGCTGAGCTGTGATGGGGAAGCTCCTTATGGAGCGAAGTCTTTGATTCCCCGCTGCCAAGAAAAGCTTCTAGCGAGATAAAAGGTGCCTGTACCGCAAACCGACACAGGTAGGCGAGGAGAGAATCCTAAGGTGTGCGAGAGAACTCTGGTTAAGGAACTCGGCAAAATGACCCCGTAACTTCGGGAGAAGGGGTGCTTTCTTAACGGAAAGCCGCAGTGAATAGGCCCAAGCGACTGTTTAGCAAAAACACAGCTCTCTGCGAAGCCGTAAGGCGAAGTATAGGGGGTGACACCTGCCCGGTGCTGGAAGGTTAAGGAGAGGGGTTAGCGTAAGCGAAGCTCTGAACTGAAGCCCCAGTAAACGGCGGCCGTAACTATAACGGTCCTAAGGTAGCGAAATTCCTTGTCGGGTAAGTTCCGACCCGCACGAAAGGTGTAACGATTTGGGCACTGTCTCAACCAGAGACTCGGTGAAATTATAGTACCTGTGAAGATGCAGGTTACCCGCGACAGGACGGAAAGACCCCGTGGAGCTTTACTGTAGCCTGATATTGAATTTTGGTACAGTTTGTACAGGATAGGCGGGAGCCTTTGAAACCGGAGCGCTAGCTTCGGTGGAGGCGCTGGTGGGATACCGCCCTGACTGTATTGAAATTCTAACCTACGGGTCTTATCGACCCGGGAGACAGTGTCAGGTGGGCAGTTTGACTGGGGCGGTCGCCTCCTAAAGTGTAACGGAGGCGCCCAAAGGTTCCCTCAGAATGGTTGGAAATCATTCGTAGAGTGCAAAGGCATAAGGGAGCTTGACTGCGAGACCTACAAGTCGAGCAGGGACGAAAGTCGGGCTTAGTGATCCGGTGGTTCCGCATGGAAGGGCCATCGCTCAACGGATAAAAGCTACCCCGGGGATAACAGGCTTATCTCCCCCAAGAGTCCACATCGACGGGGAGGTTTGGCACCTCGATGTCGGCTCATCGCATCCTGGGGCTGTAGTCGGTCCCAAGGGTTGGGCTGTTCGCCCATTAAAGCGGTACGCGAGCTGGGTTCAGAACGTCGTGAGACAGTTCGGTCCCTATCCGTCGTGGGCGTAGGAAATTTGAGAGGAGCTGTCCTTAGTACGAGAGGACCGGGATGGACGCACCGCTGGTGTACCAGTTGTTCTGCCAAGGGCATAGCTGGGTAGCTATGTGCGGAAGGGATAAGTGCTGAAAGCATCTAAGCATGAAGCCCCCCTCAAGATGAGATTTCCCATAGCGTAAGCTAGTAAGATCCCTGAAAGATGATCAGGTTGATAGGTTCGAGGTGGAAGCATGGTGACATGTGGAGCTGACGAATACTAATAGATCGAGGACTTAACCATATAATATGTAGCAATGTTATCTAGTTTTGAGAGAACATAAAAAACTTGTTGACTTTTAAAGTGAATAAGTTATAATAATGATTGTCTCAAAAGAATAATGTCTGGTAATGATGGCAGAGAGGTCACACCCGTTCCCATACCGAACACGGAAGTTAAGCTCTCTAGCGCCGATGGTAGTTGGGACCTTGTCCCTGTGAGAGTAGGACGTTGCCAGGCAATATTATTCCGCAGTAGCTCAGCGGTAGAGCTATCGGCTGTTAACCGATCGGTCGTAGGTTCGATTCCTACCTGCGGAGCCATTGGAGAGCTGTCCGAGTTGGCCGAAGGAGCACGATTGGAAATCGTGTATACGTCACAAGCGTATCAAGGGTTCGAATCCCTTGCTCTCCGCCATAGGATTTATAATATTTGGCCCGTTGGTCAAGTGGTTAAGACACCGCCCTTTCACGGCGGTAACACGGGTTCGAATCCCGTACGGGTCACCACTTTTGGAGGATTAGCTCAGCTGGGAGAGCACCTGCCTTACAAGCAGGGGGTCGGCGGTTCGATCCCGTCATCCTCCACCATATAAACTATATGAATAATATTATCGCGGGGTGGAGCAGCACGTTAGCTCGTCGGGCTCATAACCCGAAGGTCGCAGGTTCAAATCCTGTCCCCGCAACCAAATGGTCCCGTGGTGTAGTGGTTAACATGCCTGCCTGTCACGCAGGAGATCGCCGGTTCGACCCCGGTCGGGACCGCCATTTTAATAAGGCTCGGTAGCTCAGTCGGTAGAGCAGAGGACTGAAAATCCTCGTGTCGGCGGTTCGATTCCGTCCCGAGCCACCATTTACTTTAATAAAATACGCCGGCTTAGCTCAATTGGTAGAGCAACTGACTTGTAATCAGTAGGTTGGGGGTTCAAGTCCTCTAGCCGGCACCATGTAAGTTTCGGAGGGGTAGCGAAGTGGCTAAACGCGGCGGACTGTAAATCCGCTCCTTCGGGTTCGGCAGTTCGAATCTGCCCCCCTCCACCATTTACATAGGGGCATAGTTTAAAGGTAGAACTGAGGTCTCCAAAACCTCCAGTGTGGGTTCGATTCCTACTGCCCCTGCCAAATATATTTACACAACATGGCGGTTGTGGCGAAGTGGTTAACGCACCGGATTGTGGCTCCGGCATTCGTGGGTTCGATTCCCATCAGTCGCCCCATTTTTATTTTAAAAATTATAAATAATCTAATGGATACTTACATATAATTAAGTAAGAATTCGATGGGCTATAGCCAAGCGGTAAGGCAACGGACTTTGACTCCGTCATGCGCTGGTTCGAATCCAGCTAGCCCAGCCATTTTTGCGGAAGTAGTTCAGTGGTAGAATACAACCTTGCCAAGGTTGGGGTCGCGGGTTCGAATCCCGTCTTCCGCTCCAGTAAAATTTTATATGGCGGCATAGCCAAGTGGTAAGGCAGAGGTCTGCAAAACCTTTATCACCGGTTCAAATCCGGTTGCCGCCTTTTCTTTTGTGCCGATGTGGCGGAATTGGCAGACGCGCACGACTCAAAATCGTGTTCCTTCGGGAGTGTCGGTTCGACCCCGACCATCGGTATCACGAACGGCGTAATAAAAAGACTCTACACCAAATGTGTAGAGTCTTTTTATGTTTTCATCACACTATAAAATAAGCAAAATGGTGTGTTGGTGAAATGGTTATGAATGATTAAGGTAAACTTATTCATTTAGTACATGCGATACAGTTGGGGCAAACTACAAAGCAATAAAGAGATAAATTTTTATCCCTTTATATAATTTCATTATTTTATAAAGAATCTCTCCAACCTGGTGACATGAAGTTAAATCCGACACCACCAGTAGATATTAGTACATGATCAACGGTTAAGTTTGTAATTTCTAAAAACCTCTTTTTAAACTCTTCTTTGTTGTACTTGTACATAGTTGAGTGACAGGCCCACATGTGCGTTGAAGTACTCAACCAGTCCCCCAATTTCTTTAATTCAGGAAACGACTCAAATTGAATTGGTTCATCTAATTTCATGAATCGCACTTGATAGATAGTTGGATTTAGCTTTTCTCCTATACCTTTAAGCCCATGTGGTTTTTTCTCATTTGAATGTGTCATAATTCTCCCCCTCTATATTCCCTTCAAATTTCTTCCTATTTTAATTATACAACAATAGAAAGGAAGTAAGGGAATATTATGGAAATCGGTATCGGCGAAGTAAAAAATTCTAACAGAAATAGTAGAATTTTTTTGCTAAATTATGTTATATGATTCTAAAATTCGTGATAAATGCAGCAATTCATGTATAATATAACTTGTCGAAAGAACAAAATGATAGTGATTTATATTATGTCTGTAATATGAATCAAAAACGAACTTTTTATATTTCTTTTAAAAATGTGTTGAATACACATGATATTTCATATTAATATTTTTATGTAGATTTAAAACCGGAAAGAGAGTGGAAAGTATGGGTCGTAAATGGAATAATATTAAAGATAAAAAAGCATCAAAAGATGCAAATACTAGCCGTATATACGCGAAATTTGGACGTGAAATTTATGTAGCGGCAAAACAAGGCGAGCCAGATCCGGAATCAAACCAAGCGCTTAGAGTGGTATTAGAACGTGCGAAAACATACAATGTTCCAAGAACAATTATCGATCGTGCAGTTGAAAAAGCAAAAGGTGGTTCAGAAGAAAATTATGACGAGCTTCGTTATGAAGGATTTGGACCAAATGGAGCTATGGTAATTGTAGATACACTTACAAACAACGTAAACCGTACTGCAGCTGATGTACGAGCTGCATTTAGCAAAAACAGTGGTAACATGGGTGTAAACGGTTCTGTAGCTTACATGTTTGATGCGACAGCTGTTATCGGCCTTGAAGGGAAAACATCAGATGAAGTTCTTGAGATTTTAATGGAAGCAGATGTTGATGCACGTGATATTCTTGAAGAAGAAGATGCTGTTATCGTGTATGCTGAACCAGATCAATTCCATGCAGTACAATCTGCTCTTAAAGATGCGGGTGTTGAAGAATTTACAGTTGCTGAATTAACAATGCTTGCACAAAATGATGTAACACTTCCTGAAGATGCACAAGCACAATTTGAAAAAATGGTTGATGCATTAGAAGATTTAGAAGATGTGCAACAAGTTTACCACAACGTAGACTTAGGAGAATAATACTGATAGAAGCCCCTGTTCGTTTAATGAATAGGGGCTTTTTTAATGAAGGTAATTAAGGCAATGAATTTAATAAAGGTATTTTGTTGTAAACAGGGAATATGCTTATAGGGATATATGGAATACTCATTATTGCTAGGAGGCTTACATGTGGAACATAAAACACCAAAGCATATTGTTGCTGTAGCAGGCTATTTAACAAATGAAAAAGATGAAGTGTTATTAGCAAAGGTACACTGGCGAGCTGATACGTGGGAGTTGCCAGGAGGACAGGTAGAAGAAGGGGAAGCACTCGATCAAGCTGTTTGTAGGGAAATAAAAGAGGAAACAGGATTAACGGTGAAGCCTATCGGTATTACAGGAGTTTATTATAATGCTTCCATGAACATTTTAGCTGTCGTTTTTAAAGTAGCATATGTAAGCGGTGAAATAAAAATTCAACATGAAGAAATACAAGAGGCTAAATTTGTTGCTTTAAATGAAGAGAACATAGATGAGTATATAACGCGTCCTCATATGAAATCCAGA
This genomic window from Bacillus anthracis str. Vollum contains:
- a CDS encoding YebC/PmpR family DNA-binding transcriptional regulator — translated: MGRKWNNIKDKKASKDANTSRIYAKFGREIYVAAKQGEPDPESNQALRVVLERAKTYNVPRTIIDRAVEKAKGGSEENYDELRYEGFGPNGAMVIVDTLTNNVNRTAADVRAAFSKNSGNMGVNGSVAYMFDATAVIGLEGKTSDEVLEILMEADVDARDILEEEDAVIVYAEPDQFHAVQSALKDAGVEEFTVAELTMLAQNDVTLPEDAQAQFEKMVDALEDLEDVQQVYHNVDLGE
- a CDS encoding DUF3884 family protein, with translation MTHSNEKKPHGLKGIGEKLNPTIYQVRFMKLDEPIQFESFPELKKLGDWLSTSTHMWACHSTMYKYNKEEFKKRFLEITNLTVDHVLISTGGVGFNFMSPGWRDSL
- a CDS encoding NUDIX hydrolase; translation: MEHKTPKHIVAVAGYLTNEKDEVLLAKVHWRADTWELPGGQVEEGEALDQAVCREIKEETGLTVKPIGITGVYYNASMNILAVVFKVAYVSGEIKIQHEEIQEAKFVALNEENIDEYITRPHMKSRTLDAMRSSHFIPYETWEVQPYNLIGRL